One window from the genome of Aquipuribacter sp. SD81 encodes:
- a CDS encoding LysM peptidoglycan-binding domain-containing protein, translating into MARSTPRHRADVPRRSTWGAAAAALGRTRAARAATPALLATAMAGVGLGVAAPAQAAPGETWDRLAQCESSGNWSINTGNGYYGGLQFYQPTWEGFGGLRYAPRADLASRSEQIAVAERVLATQGWGAWPACSAKLGLRGSGGSSSGSGSDSAGSGSSSSSGSGSSSSGSSGSSGSAPSYAGSYTVRSGDTLAAIGRRYGVTWQQLAAANRSTISNPARIYVGQTVKVPGASGSSSSSGGSGSTSGSSAPSGTTYTVRAGDTLSSIARANGTTWQELYAANRSAVGSNPNLIRVGLTLSV; encoded by the coding sequence ATGGCACGATCCACACCCCGTCACCGCGCCGACGTCCCCCGCCGCTCCACCTGGGGCGCCGCCGCGGCGGCGCTCGGCCGGACCCGGGCCGCGCGGGCCGCGACCCCGGCCCTTCTCGCCACCGCGATGGCGGGGGTCGGCCTCGGCGTCGCCGCGCCGGCGCAGGCGGCTCCCGGCGAGACGTGGGACCGGCTCGCGCAGTGCGAGTCCAGCGGCAACTGGTCCATCAACACCGGCAACGGCTACTACGGCGGCCTGCAGTTCTACCAGCCGACGTGGGAGGGCTTCGGCGGCCTGCGCTACGCCCCCCGCGCCGACCTCGCCTCGCGCTCGGAGCAGATCGCCGTCGCCGAGCGCGTCCTCGCCACGCAGGGCTGGGGCGCCTGGCCCGCGTGCTCGGCGAAGCTGGGCCTGCGCGGCTCGGGCGGGTCCTCGAGCGGGTCCGGCTCGGACAGCGCCGGCTCCGGCAGCTCCAGCAGCTCCGGCAGCGGGAGCAGCTCGTCGGGCTCCAGCGGCTCCAGCGGGTCCGCCCCGTCCTACGCCGGGTCGTACACGGTCCGCTCGGGCGACACGCTCGCCGCGATCGGTCGCCGCTACGGCGTCACGTGGCAGCAGCTCGCCGCCGCCAACCGCAGCACGATCTCGAACCCGGCGCGGATCTACGTCGGGCAGACCGTCAAGGTGCCGGGCGCGTCCGGCTCGAGCAGCTCCTCGGGCGGCTCCGGCAGCACGAGCGGCAGCAGCGCCCCGTCGGGCACGACCTACACGGTCCGCGCCGGCGACACGCTGTCGAGCATCGCCCGCGCCAACGGCACCACGTGGCAGGAGCTGTACGCCGCGAACCGCAGCGCGGTCGGGTCGAACCCGAACCTCATCCGGGTCGGGCTGACGCTCTCGGTCTGA
- the rpe gene encoding ribulose-phosphate 3-epimerase — MREPLVAPSILSADFARLADEVGRIAAADWVHVDVMDGHFVPNLTIGPPVVEAVAAASPLPVDCHLMVADVDRWAVRYAEAGAWGVTIHAEASAAPVRTARELRAAGARAGVALRPATPFEPFADLLPEFDMVLVMSVEPGFGGQEFLDVVLPKLRRVRRAVDDVDLDVRVQVDGGVSESTIARCAEAGADVFVAGSAVYGAEDATAAIGRLRALATEHAHR, encoded by the coding sequence GTGAGAGAGCCCCTCGTCGCGCCCAGCATCCTCAGCGCGGACTTCGCCCGGCTCGCCGACGAGGTGGGTCGGATCGCGGCCGCCGACTGGGTGCACGTCGACGTCATGGACGGGCACTTCGTCCCGAACCTCACGATCGGTCCGCCGGTCGTCGAGGCCGTCGCCGCGGCGAGCCCCCTGCCGGTGGACTGCCACCTCATGGTGGCCGACGTCGACCGCTGGGCGGTCCGCTACGCCGAGGCGGGCGCGTGGGGCGTGACGATCCACGCGGAGGCCTCCGCCGCGCCGGTCCGCACCGCGCGCGAGCTGCGGGCGGCCGGCGCGCGGGCGGGTGTCGCGCTGCGGCCGGCGACCCCCTTCGAGCCCTTCGCGGACCTGCTGCCGGAGTTCGACATGGTGCTCGTCATGTCGGTCGAGCCGGGCTTCGGCGGCCAGGAGTTCCTCGACGTCGTGCTGCCGAAGCTGCGCCGGGTGCGTCGCGCCGTGGACGACGTCGACCTCGACGTGCGCGTGCAGGTCGACGGCGGTGTCTCGGAGTCGACCATCGCCCGCTGCGCGGAGGCCGGCGCCGACGTCTTCGTCGCGGGCTCCGCCGTCTACGGCGCCGAGGACGCGACCGCGGCCATCGGGCGGCTGCGCGCGCTCGCCACGGAGCACGCGCACCGGTGA
- the dxs gene encoding 1-deoxy-D-xylulose-5-phosphate synthase, producing MTPAHPVGPARLLPGITGPADLRALSDADLDALADEVREHLVRTVTAVGGHLGPNLGVVELTIALHRVFDSPRDRIVFDTGHQSYVHKLLTGRQDFSLLKRAGGVSGYPSRAESEHDVVENSHASTAVSWADGIARAFQVQGVTDRHAVAVIGDGALTGGMAWEALNNVADDPERPVIVVVNDNGRSYAPTTGGLATHLAGLRTDRRYERLLRWGRSSLVRRGRVGRLVFGALHAVKAAVKDFVAPQGMFGDLGLKYVGPVDGHDRAAVERVLHRARKFGGPVLVHVITQKGRGYPLAESDAADQFHAIGAIDPVTGASLKPSAPSWTSVFAEEMVAVGRERPDVFAVTAAMLIPVGLHRFAEAHPDRVADVGIAEQHAATAAAGMASAGLHPVVAVYSTFLNRAFDQVLMDVALHRAGVTFVLDRAGATGDDGASHNGMWDLSILQVVPGLRVAAPRDAVTLRAELREAVDVAHAPTVLRFPKGALGEDVPAVATEGPTDVLRAPTGDRPDVLLVAVGAMAPVCLEAAERLAAHGVDCTVVDPRWVKPVDDSVVALARRHRLVAVVEDSGRVGGVASAVREALAVADVDRHVEGFGLAQEFHDHMSRAQLLERCGLTAQAVSRRLVEVVSRTTAGAGGDAPVAARDGEAAEESRTRSVED from the coding sequence GTGACGCCGGCGCACCCCGTCGGCCCGGCGCGCCTGCTGCCGGGCATCACGGGCCCGGCCGACCTGCGGGCGCTGTCGGACGCGGACCTCGACGCGCTGGCCGACGAGGTCCGCGAGCACCTCGTCCGCACCGTGACGGCCGTCGGCGGGCACCTCGGCCCCAACCTCGGGGTCGTGGAGCTCACCATCGCGCTGCACCGGGTCTTCGACTCCCCGCGCGACCGGATCGTGTTCGACACCGGCCACCAGTCCTACGTCCACAAGCTGCTGACCGGGCGGCAGGACTTCTCCCTCCTCAAGCGGGCCGGCGGCGTCTCCGGCTACCCGAGCCGGGCCGAGTCCGAGCACGACGTCGTCGAGAACTCCCACGCCTCCACCGCGGTGTCGTGGGCCGACGGCATCGCCCGCGCCTTCCAGGTGCAGGGCGTCACGGACCGGCACGCGGTCGCCGTCATCGGCGACGGCGCGCTCACCGGCGGCATGGCGTGGGAGGCCCTCAACAACGTCGCCGACGACCCGGAGCGCCCCGTCATCGTCGTGGTCAACGACAACGGCCGCTCGTACGCCCCCACCACGGGCGGTCTCGCGACCCACCTCGCCGGCCTGCGCACCGACCGGCGCTACGAGCGGCTGCTGCGCTGGGGCCGCAGCAGCCTCGTCCGCCGCGGTCGCGTCGGGCGCCTGGTGTTCGGGGCGCTGCACGCGGTCAAGGCGGCGGTCAAGGACTTCGTCGCCCCCCAGGGCATGTTCGGCGACCTCGGCCTGAAGTACGTCGGGCCGGTCGACGGCCACGACCGGGCCGCGGTCGAGCGCGTGCTGCACCGGGCGCGGAAGTTCGGCGGCCCGGTGCTCGTGCACGTCATCACCCAGAAGGGCCGCGGCTACCCGCTCGCGGAGTCCGACGCCGCCGACCAGTTCCACGCCATCGGGGCGATCGACCCGGTGACGGGCGCCTCCCTCAAGCCGTCGGCGCCGTCGTGGACGTCCGTCTTCGCCGAGGAGATGGTCGCGGTCGGCCGCGAGCGGCCGGACGTCTTCGCCGTGACCGCGGCCATGCTCATCCCCGTCGGCCTGCACCGCTTCGCGGAGGCCCACCCCGACCGGGTCGCCGACGTCGGCATTGCCGAGCAGCACGCGGCGACCGCGGCGGCCGGCATGGCCTCCGCGGGCCTGCACCCGGTGGTCGCGGTGTACTCGACGTTCCTCAACCGGGCCTTCGACCAGGTCCTCATGGACGTCGCGCTGCACCGCGCCGGGGTCACGTTCGTGCTGGACCGGGCGGGCGCCACCGGCGACGACGGCGCGAGCCACAACGGCATGTGGGACCTGTCGATCCTGCAGGTGGTGCCCGGGCTGCGGGTCGCAGCGCCCCGCGACGCCGTCACGCTGCGGGCGGAGCTGCGCGAGGCCGTCGACGTCGCGCACGCCCCGACGGTGCTGCGCTTCCCCAAGGGCGCGCTCGGCGAGGACGTGCCGGCCGTGGCGACCGAGGGCCCGACCGACGTGCTGCGCGCGCCCACCGGCGACCGGCCGGACGTGCTCCTCGTCGCGGTGGGCGCCATGGCTCCCGTGTGCCTGGAGGCGGCGGAGCGGCTGGCCGCCCACGGGGTCGACTGCACGGTCGTCGACCCCCGCTGGGTGAAGCCGGTCGACGACTCGGTCGTGGCGCTCGCGCGCCGGCACCGCCTCGTCGCGGTCGTCGAGGACAGCGGCCGCGTGGGCGGGGTCGCCTCGGCGGTCCGGGAGGCGCTGGCCGTGGCCGACGTCGACCGCCACGTCGAGGGCTTCGGACTCGCGCAGGAGTTCCACGACCACATGTCCCGCGCGCAGCTGCTCGAGCGGTGCGGGCTCACCGCACAGGCCGTCAGCCGGCGGCTCGTGGAGGTCGTGAGCCGGACGACGGCCGGCGCCGGCGGGGACGCACCCGTCGCGGCGCGCGACGGCGAGGCCGCCGAGGAGTCCCGGACGCGCTCCGTCGAGGACTGA
- a CDS encoding RsmB/NOP family class I SAM-dependent RNA methyltransferase — MAGDGRGDGPRGSGPRGSGPRGTGPRGAGPRGGGPWGGRDGQGPRGQAPRRDADARDRAPARERLRSADPARTAAYRVLQQVREADAYANLALPVVLRELRLKGRDAAFATELTYGTLRQLGLYDAVLATLVDRPLDRVDGPTRDVLRLGVHQLLGMRVPDHAAVASTVGLARQEVGTGASGLVNAVLRRVAERDLDAWLEVVAPAVTGAGRAADDALAVRHSHPRWVVRALRQALVSHGRDAAETEALLRADNAPADVALLARPGLVDPAALVAAGGRTGRWSPYAVTLPSGAPGELVDVRESRARVQDEGSQLVTLALAAAPLDPPAEGAERWLDLCAGPGGKSSLLSALARREGHRGTSVEVSRHRAELVRQAVAGAEDVWDVRTGDGRAVGEDEPAAYDRVLVDAPCTGLGALRRRPEARWRRTPDDLAALAPLQRDLLRAGLTATRPGGVVAYVTCSPHPAETGLVVDDVVRRAARDGIGATVLDAGDALEAAVGEVPGARAGSHVQLWPHVHGTDGMFLALLRRT; from the coding sequence CCCGCGGGGGAGCGGTCCGCGCGGAAGCGGTCCACGTGGGACCGGTCCGCGCGGAGCCGGACCCCGCGGAGGCGGTCCGTGGGGCGGACGCGACGGGCAGGGCCCGCGTGGCCAGGCACCGCGCCGGGACGCCGACGCGCGGGACAGGGCGCCCGCGCGCGAGCGGCTCCGCAGCGCCGACCCCGCCCGCACCGCCGCGTACCGCGTGCTGCAGCAGGTCCGGGAGGCCGACGCGTACGCCAACCTCGCGCTGCCGGTCGTCCTGCGCGAGCTGCGCCTCAAGGGCCGGGACGCCGCCTTCGCCACCGAGCTCACGTACGGGACGCTGCGGCAGCTCGGGCTCTACGACGCCGTGCTCGCGACGCTCGTCGACCGCCCGCTCGACCGCGTCGACGGCCCCACCCGCGACGTGCTCCGTCTCGGCGTCCACCAGCTGCTCGGCATGCGGGTGCCCGACCACGCGGCCGTCGCCTCGACGGTCGGGCTCGCCAGGCAGGAGGTGGGGACCGGCGCCTCCGGGCTCGTCAACGCCGTCCTGCGCCGCGTCGCCGAGCGCGACCTCGACGCCTGGCTCGAGGTCGTCGCCCCCGCCGTCACCGGCGCGGGACGCGCGGCCGACGACGCGCTCGCGGTGCGCCACTCCCACCCCCGGTGGGTGGTGCGGGCGCTGCGGCAGGCGCTCGTCTCGCACGGCCGCGACGCGGCGGAGACCGAGGCCCTGCTTCGCGCCGACAACGCTCCCGCCGACGTCGCGCTGCTCGCCCGACCCGGCCTCGTCGACCCGGCGGCGCTCGTCGCGGCCGGCGGCCGGACCGGCCGCTGGTCGCCGTACGCCGTCACGCTGCCCTCGGGTGCGCCCGGCGAGCTCGTGGACGTGCGGGAGTCGCGCGCGCGCGTGCAGGACGAGGGGAGCCAGCTCGTCACCCTCGCCCTCGCCGCCGCGCCGCTCGACCCGCCCGCCGAGGGGGCCGAGCGCTGGCTCGACCTGTGCGCGGGCCCGGGGGGCAAGTCGTCGCTGCTGTCGGCGCTCGCGCGCCGCGAGGGGCACCGCGGCACGTCGGTCGAGGTGAGCCGGCACCGTGCCGAGCTCGTCCGGCAGGCGGTGGCCGGCGCGGAGGACGTGTGGGACGTGCGGACCGGCGACGGCCGCGCGGTGGGGGAGGACGAGCCGGCCGCCTACGACCGCGTCCTCGTCGACGCGCCGTGCACGGGTCTCGGGGCGCTGCGCCGGCGGCCCGAGGCGCGCTGGCGGCGCACGCCCGACGACCTGGCCGCGCTCGCCCCGTTGCAGCGCGACCTGCTGCGCGCCGGACTCACCGCGACCCGTCCCGGCGGGGTGGTCGCGTACGTCACGTGCTCGCCGCACCCCGCGGAGACCGGCCTCGTCGTCGACGACGTCGTGCGGCGGGCCGCCCGGGACGGCATCGGGGCGACCGTGCTCGACGCCGGTGACGCGCTGGAGGCCGCGGTGGGCGAGGTGCCCGGTGCGCGCGCCGGCTCCCACGTGCAGCTGTGGCCGCACGTCCACGGCACCGACGGCATGTTCCTCGCGCTGCTGCGCCGCACCTGA